The window GAAACATACtcatgaccactaatctatgttgtatggttaggctctcccctggTATAATCTTTAGTCCTTACTCCTTACATAACAACCTATCAGACCTTCTAGTTggaaagaaatctatttggatACTATGATGCtcacttttgaaggtaacttAATGCTCCTCTCTCCAAAACCTTAACTTCCATGAAATAAGAGTTAGTACACTTTGTGGAAGCTCTTAATATGTGGTTCATTTATTAAATTGCTTGGAAACTGTGTATGTTTAGCAGATTTATAAACATTAACGTGcaataaaaggagaaataatAGTAAGAATTCATCTTTTGAAATTGGAACTTGCATTAACACTAGGATTTTGCCATAGGATTAGGAGAAGATTCTTTGAGTTCATTCAAGGCTGTTCAGTGTATTCAATCACATTCATTAAGTTATTCAGTTTGAACTTTTATATTATTCCAAATTGCTGTTaaggttcccccccccccctccaaaaaaaaatctcttgtaAATTTGTGAATAATACCTTTACAATAGGAATAACAGATGAATTAGTAAACTGAGGAGCTTCAAACATGATATGTACCTATTGTCAATATCTTCAGGGTAAATTTATTTTTGGCagctttcccttctcttttgttcCTATCTTCTGGATCCTAGCACTGAATGTTTATCAATTCTTTATTTTGCTTGTGCTTAGCACGTGCTCATTAGCTTGTATATGATTAATTAGATCCCTTATATCCCTTAAGTATTTGCACTGAAGAGTATACAAGCCCTGAAGAATTTGGTCATTTTGAGAAATGCAACAAAACAATCAAATTCTtcattttcccctttcttttcctttcccacAATGCATGGAAAAGCAACCAAGACAGCCTAACAAAAACTAAAGAGATGGAATGAGGGAAAATACCAGAAATTACACCATGGGTAACAGAGGTAATGATTCCATGTTCCACTGGTTCCCCATCAACGTGTAATGATCCTTCTGGAAGCACCGAATGAACTGAATTGGGAAATACCAAATAGGTGAAAGCCTCCATTTTCTGCTGTCAATAAGCTGGGCAACTTAGTAACTAAAAGATTTCAAGCACATCAGCAGCAAATGTTTAGATAGAAAACATATTTTTGCAAGAGCTGGAACAAAAGCTTTATATATGATGAGTAAATTGCATCATAACAAAATTAGGGGTACAGAGTCATTGTTTTTGTGACTGCAAGAGCATTTCTAGGGAAAATCTCCATTCACACCTATCGATCAAAgtggtttagggatttagttTTAGGGCATCCAAGTGCAGCTAGAAAAGCTCCAAATTGAGTTACATGAGTCAGACAGAAAACGCTAATTACACTGAAATAGGATAGCTAGAGAAGCATAACCTTTTTGCACCCAGATTAAGGAAAATAGGATACCAGAAATTCATGTGCAGTtagacagagaagaagaattacCAGCTCTTCTAGCTTGGTGGGATCCAGAATAACAGATCCACTTCCTGCCATACCACAACAAATGGCAACTGTACAGACCAGCATGAAACAGTCAGTAAGGATGGGAATCTCATGAGGGTATATGGAAGAAACGTTATAAGATTTGCTTACCAGCAAGATGCTTTACAGGAATTCCAGCATCAACAAGGGCAGCGCAGGCCGCATTTATGGCACATGGGAGAAGCTTGAAAGTTTCTGTCAAGGATTTTCCCCAACAATAACATAAAACAGCAACCAATCTAGCTAAGACAATGAGAAACTTGAGAAGTTAACCAATGACAGGTTCCATATTTCAATTCTACCAAGCATTATGGCTGTATGAAACAGAAAACAAAGCCACGAAGGATACTGAACCATCATCATTGACAACCTGCATAGAAAGCAGAAAAAATTCAGTTCTTGGTAAggaagagtacagaaatgcaacCAACATTTCTTAAACCACTTCATGATCAAGTCATTCTCTCTATGGAGTCTAACAAGTGCTGTTTAAATATGTGATCAGATACAGATAAAAATAATATCtcaatattttggaaaaacaCAAAGGGTAACCTGGAATGACAGGATACTTTTCTAATATTTGGAGAGTCAGAACTAATTGTTATCATCATGGTCGATGCTTACTGCAGAAACCAGCAATATCCTAGAAATGAGAGATTCCTAGGAGGGAGTTAAGACTCCAAAGCAGGTAAGAAGTAACAACTCAGGTAATTAATTTATGTGGCTAGGCTCTTAGACAGTATGACAGTTAATGAGACTAGCCAATAAGAAATCATCAACTTAATATGAGTTTCATAGGGTTGTACTTGGTATTGACTGATAATACTAAAATATATCTTCAATAGGCATTGTAGATAAGCTCAACACCTAGGTTGTCTCCTTACCGCAGCTAAATTTACCAAATACCAATGGAGATGTCTCACTGGCATGTCTTTTATTTACAGGCTATGTTAAAGATGCCTCGCGTAGGTTTAGAAAGAGTCACTAATTAGGAAATCATGCATAAGTAAAAATCAATATCACATAATGAGGAGGACATGAATCTGAGCACACACTGGCACCATGATAAGTAATTAAACCAGAAGTGCCAATTCAGCACAAGAATGTATTCGTTAGTAAACAGAACACAATGCAAGAGCACTTCATAACGAGTTAACAACATAAAGATATACCTATGAAAGAATAGATGTCAATTCTTAGTCCTTAACATTTTTCAATAAGTATTCTTAGCAAACTTATTGTTGATCCACCTAGAGGCCATACTCTGCCCAACTAACCTTGACGAAATCTTATGGCCCCTATCCTATTTTACCTAGACTCCTTCAAAATGGGTTAGGTACAAAAAGTGATACTGTAAAGTAGAATTATGTCAACTAGTTGGTTTCAGACAGACAAACCCCCTTCCCCCAATACGCTTTCAATGTTCACATTTAAAATGTTGGCCGAAGGTTTTTGAATACCTACTGTCAACTCTGGCAGAACTATGACTGAATTGATATAGCTAAAAACTTTTGCTTAAATCTTAACCATAACACATTACatatggaaaagaaaatagCAGATATAAATCGATAGAAGCATTTTCAACATGAAGCATAAAACCATATTCACCTGAAGTATGACAGTGGTTGTGGTGTTTTGATTAATGGTCAAAACACAGATACTTTGTAACGTTCTTTTcagtatcatctcatactccttcTCTGCTTTGCCTGAACGTGAAAGACAGCAGTAAGCCGATATGTCCAATTACAGGATCACGACTTTCTAAAATCAAATACTTGAAATAATagctatttttatttatatagatTTCATCTGTTATGATCGGCAGGCCGAGCCACCATGGGTGTTATTGCAGATTTTTACAGCTCATAAATAAGAATAAGATGTTCTTTTAAGTTTAAATTCCCAAATTTCAAGGTGTCAGTTACCCaagtttttggttttctataAATACAATTTTAACAGCAGGTCCTCTTGTCAGATGTTGATACATGACCATGTCAACGGTTTTTTACTTAGATATTGAACGACTAATTCTAGAGCTTACATAATGACGGAATGATTCACACGCATTCATCAATCAATTTACAAATAATAATGTAACAATAACCCAATACTATGGATGATGCCCAAAGCTTTATGGAAGTGACGCTGTTGGTCAATGGGTTGACTGGATGGTTTTTTCCACTCTTCCACTATGCCGAGAGTAGGTTACCAACAATTTTTATCACAAGTATCACAATTTATAAGATTTATATTAATCTACTGCTGCAAGGATGGTCCATAAAAAATGCATAAGAGGTTAAGGGAAATTTGGTACCTACCCACCTGCCCAGTTCTGGGCTTCCAGATTACCTCAATGGAAGCCTTCTCAGGGTTTTCATTCTTCCTTGTTCCTGTTTTTGGCCCATAAACAGCAGCCAGAACAATTGTATCACCTGAATTGAACAAAAGCACCCATAGAAAGGTCGTCAAGAACCCATTatcaaggaagagaagaagtaaaaTCCACCCAAATAATTGCAATTTTTTTCtaagaaagaaaatcaaatactCATTGTATAAGTGTAGCTCCTCTCAGTGTAcaataagaaaatccatttttcctttctttacttTTCTGGTTTTACCTTGAGACCAACGAGCCGAACCATGAGCTCGGTTAAGAATATTGCGAGAACAGGCAAGTGGTCTCAACTGATTCCTTGTGCGACTGTCAGGCCTATCAATCTCCATAATCGCTCAAACCTAACATATGATTTGAAACACTGAGAAGCAACATAAGATAGTCTTTCGActccatgagagagagagagagagagagagagagagagagagagagagagaacttacAAGCTGGCGATGGATGGCAGGGAATCCGCCGGAGTACAGCACTTAGGGTTTTGTTTAGGGCTTTGGGGAGTGGGGGAAGTCAGTTTGATTCAAATGTTTAATACGAGCATCGCACGGCGAAGTCGCATCCCTAGATTGCGGTTGCGGCTATACCGAGTCGGGGAAGTGAAATTTCTTGAACCGGAAGTAAGACGAAACTGAAAATGATTCTATTTCACACGACAAGGATAACGGGAAAAACTATCCCAAGAAAACAAGTGTAAAAGTTGAtgagacatcaaccattggatcggAATCCATGAAAGAGTCAATTCTCAACCAAGAGCCCACATTGGATAACCTCTTATTGACTTACGTTATGCTCAGCGACACGGTTATCCAAAAACAACATCAACAGTGTGATCTTCTCGAAGAGTACGGAATACTGATTCTGATCAAGTTCTAGTATTGCACGTGCATCATAGACCATACACATCACAATACAAGAACATATCTCGTCCCTTCTGCACGTGTAGGAAGGAATACCTAGGAAGTAAGACACAAATGCTGCCATGGAAAGGTTCTCAAAACCTCTCCCGTGCTAGACGCAAAGAACAAACGCCATCTCCGCTCGAATAAGAGGCGGAACTGAGAAGCCCTTCCACCACTCTCCAGCAACGTAACGACACTTAAATTAACTTTTCCTTTCATCATCCCATTTGAAGTTCGTGAAAACAGATTTGGGTTCGTTTAATTAATGGTTGCAGAAGTAATGGAATGGGAGCTCAAAAGAGCATCCATGCAGGCAAAGGTTAGTTTCCCTTTACTTCCTCTTCTCAGAGACGCACGGGAGATATTGAGAGTATAAAGACACTTCCACAAATAGGAATTGTTGTGGCAGTAGTTGGTCTAACGCCATTGCTGTTACTCTGCAGCCAAGATAGATGTAAATGTGGATTTCACTCACAAGCTATGTGCAGCTTTAATGCTTCCTCCATTCAGGTTTTTGTTTACTGCTCTTTGCTTCCTCCATggttatatacttatatttgGTTACGATTCTCAGACCTTATCGTTATGGATGTGTATTTTTATTGTCAGGGATTCTGGCCATCCATTTTCTCAGATAATTGGAAGGTAGTGTATTGGGATCTGTTATTTATCGACTTCCTTTCGAAGATAGGTGTCTGGGTTAAAATTCTTTTGTTGAATTTCCTTTCTGACTGTGATGGGTATAAATGTATAATCTTTCTACGTATTGTAGTCTTTGTATCAAACACCCCAGTTTGTTTGGCGGAAGTGAGAAGCTTGACGTGTCCGTGGATAAGGGACTGTATGATTCTAATATCTTGATAGCTTTCAGAAGGCCGAGACCCCAGGGTGTCGCCCAACAGTCTTTCGTTATTCAGGTCTGCttctatcttttgtttttttatatttttattggaaaagAATATTGAATGGATTTAATTACTTTCTCCCAGATGAAAATTGGGTTACATAGGAACTTCCTGAATCATTTCTACACAAATCGATAACCCATTCGGTTGATCTAGATGGATAATTCAGTTGTAGGTATAATAATAAGTTCACTCTACAATGTTGTAACTAAGAAAGTATTTTGAACCCCTCCCTTCAGCACTCAATCTCTCCCGAGATTGGAGTCCATGGGTTGCCCATCGACAATTTCTCCCGCTCAGGAAGTGGGGGTATCAATTTGTGCCGCTTGTCAGCTGGAGTTGATGTAAATGAACCTGCAAGTTCAAATTGGACCAGCACCACTAGCATAAAGTTTGAGGTGGGTCTAACTTTTTCCAGTTCTCAAGGACTATTGTGCTCCCTCACCCTCCTCACCATTTGGATTCAGTTGCTAATGAAACTAACTTATGCATTGTATTTTGTACCAGCATGTCAGACCAATTAATGATGACGGCCGCTTCATAAGCAGAGACCTTGACGGGTTTCCTGTGACCTGCAGGTGATTGTGTTTGCGTGAATAAATAAACTTTAAGCACCCTGAATGACATATGTATTGATTATTCAATCATCAAATTAACTCAATCTATTGATTTTCAATGTTGTATGGAAATGCTTCTTATGCAGTGGCACATCACACGATAGTATGGTAGTTCTGAAGCAGGAATCTCATTATGTGAAGGCCAATGATCATAGTTTCTCGCAAGTAAAATACTCTACTTGCTGGCCTGAATATCTGTTTTATAGGAAACCTGAGGAAAATTATCTTATACTTAGCAATTGTGTTGTTCATGTTTCTTTTAGTTGAAACTTCAAATGGAACAAGGCATTCCTGTTCTATCCAAGTGGCTAATCTTCAACAGATTCAAATTTGTTACATCAAAGGGGGTTAAACTTGGGCCTGCATTTTTCTTGGCAAGGTGAAGGAACTTTTGGTGCATTTAGGAGAGAATATTACTTTTGGGTTCTTTTTTAGTCCTTTTCTGGCACTGGTCTTACCTTTTATCTTACAGCCTGACAGGTGGTTCCATTGTAGGGGACATGGCACCTTACCAAGCATTTGCAATTGGCGGTCTTGGTAGTGTTCGAGGATATGGTGAGGGTGCTGTAGGATCTGGGAGATCTTGTCTCATCATGAACAATGAATTAACAGTCCCTTTGGTATGATATAACTTGGTCATTATGTTTCACTAGCTATCAAAGAAAATCTTTTtcctattaaaaaaattattctcAAGTACAAGCTATGGTAACTTTCTTGAGTTGTATATCTGTGGTTCTGGTATTCCTATCTGACTTCCAACCAAACTTTATGGGTTCCCTTGCTCATATCTTGCTAAAAGCAATGTTGAGAAATACCTATTATTTACATTCCGCTTTCTTTAGGCGTGGTCTGATACCATTGAACTTGGTGATCTGGCAAGTACTTGCATTGTGCAACTAGCAATTTCGAACTAATTGGTGCTATTACTGTTCATGTTAATTTATGAAGTAATGCCACAGTTAGGAATATTCCTGGGAAGATATCTGAATTGTTGTTGTTCCCAGAATATTTATATTTACTCTTACATGATTGTTGTTTTTGAGTTATGAATATTTATGCTTACATGGTTGTTGttcgtacattatgaccctccccagactcgacagtggcgggagcctcatgcactgggtacgcccttttgtTTTGAGTGGCCCAGTTGCAAATTCCTATGCTCACTTCCCTAACcccctaaaaagaaaaacaatatattaaataaaataatcagATTATCATGGTCTCAAAAACCGGGATCGGATCGGTGGAATCGGCCTATATGAATTGGAATTTGTCGTCCCCAACTCCAATTGTCCTGATTCTCAACGAGGCAAATGGCGTCGACCAAAAATATGTATAGATCTCATTTATTGGCCATTATCTCCTTTGACTCCTTCCTTTGGTCTCCAGAAGTGAAGAAAGGGAAGTAAACTTAACTCTTGTAGTGAGACCTTAAAGAATTTTGAGCCAAGAACTCCAAATATCTGAGATGTAAGGAAACAATACCCTCTTCTCCCGATCTGGTTTTTGGCGCTTCCAGCTGATTCCTGGTTGATTCAAATCAGGATTGGATAGGAATTGATGGAGGCTAATCCATGTACTGGGTCCGATTTTTAATTCCTTGCATATTATTTTAGGCTATAGCGATACAAGCCTAAAGATAAAGTAACACTTGTAGCTTGACGAATATGTAATATGATCAGGTGTGCAAAACCATATAGAGAAATATGAATAACAAATGCAATCTCAGATTATGAGTTAACTATATCCTATAAGTAATGCCTCAGTGCTCCTGGAGAACAGATGCCCAAAAGAACAGTGTGCTCTTCACATGTTTGATGATTCACAGGAGGGAGCAGTTATTATAGATATAATGTTTAAATTCCTTCCTAACCACAATTCTGggcaaaaggaaacaaatatttTACATGATTAGGGGTCCAATGTTAAAAGCCCTTAGCATCTACACTACGGGTGGCAACCTTGCAAGGTACTTCTGTAGACACTTCAAATAACCGTATGAAATCCTGACTTCATAGGTTACTGAACAATGTAGTGACAAGTGTTCATTGATTTCATGCTTGGCTTGATGATTTGGATATCTCCTTTATGAAAGAAGCCCATGTAGGGTGTACATTGTTTGAATGGAGATGCTTCTCTGGTATTGGTTTGGTCGTTTCCATTTTCTCAGGTTGATATTCATGCTCTTGGATGTTTTTGTTCTTTAGAATTTTGGCTTGATTGATTTCTGATCTGATTGTTTTTGAGATATTGGTGGTTCTTAGTGTTACCATTTACTTTGATGACTTTAGGTGAATGGGCAATATTGTTCAAATCATATGATTTGTGATATGGTCCATAATTCACGACATGAATGACAGTCAGTATGATTTGAATCATACTATTGCCTCGTTTTTTGAAATTATCTACGGATTACTGTCTGGATCTTGTGGTCTGATACATGAAGCCTACAATTTCAATTGAATTTTTCTATTCAAATCTATTAATTAGATGTTAGTTCCTTACATTATAGTGTAAtctttttagagaaaaaaaaattaggggcTTTTGTTTTAGGAGTGCCATATATGGTGCTCTTCAATTTACTAAAATTTTTGGGTTCTTCCAATCCTACTTCTGGAGTTCTTTCTTGAAGGAATTTTAGTTTTGACCAAAGTTCCTTCCAAAAATCATATGGGTAGGTTTCAATcattgttagagttgttagaatatcttgtataggggtagttctgtcattgtctagttataagacatgactaagttgtatttttactttattgtcttatttctccttacctccctagggaggcttgtgtaatttggaagacttaatgaatgaagctaatatgtgtgttgagaatcactctcaacacacacaatcgattctcccattctcttctcttcttctcatctcttctctccttcttcttcttcttgctgtatactcttctcttaccagattcgatctacctttgagtttcaacttggtatcagagccaacatctctggtttgagagtcggctgagctcagtcctcatcttctcctctctttggaaccctataaatgtaaagggggttccattggaggctGTATATGTGAAACCTATACTCCTTACGAGTCTTGGGAGTGGTATTCCCTAAGTTGGAGAGAGTTTCATAGTGCTTGAAGGTGACTTGAAGCAATGGAGGAAGGCGGCAAGTTACCGCCGACTTGTGaagcttcttcttggttctccttctcttctccacatCTTGGCATGAGACCTATTGGAGTTGCATCGCCTAGGGGTGTTGTTTGGACCCCAAAGCTCTTGGTTGTTGAAAAGAAATTGCCTTCTTGCTAGATgtttttgaagacttgaaaccAGGCTCTGTTTTCCGCCGACCTAGGAGTGTCTCAGTTTGATTCGCCTTTGGCAGCTTGGATGACCTTGGAACTTGTCCCATTTGTGTCGTATGGGAGTGCTttttgaagccctaagagcCCCGCCCTTGAAGGTGGAGGGTCGAGGACTGCTcttgttttttctcttcttgctaCGGTATcatttgctctgtttttgtcTTCTCCGAGGTCTGCTTGTATTGGATGgctgaatgtgatagtattacATCTTGATACACTTATTGGGTATTATGGACTAAAGGTTCTTGGCTACTAGCagaatttggtttgagttataCAAGTTTTTGCTCTTCATATGCTTgctgttttttaggcttggCCTCAGCCttgtggtttggttgatttgggACCATATTTGTATTGGTCTGTCTCCTTGTTTTGGGTTGAGTATACGCCCCACTTGCGGaaacaatttatattgattgttgAAGTATTTGCCTATTATGTCCACTTGTATGCGGGACAGGATTTGAGGTCGGTGGACCAATTACGACCGGCAGCCCAAGTGGTGGTTTcccaaccatggcttcctttgataaccccaacacccggATCTcggttgtgaagttggacaataccaactatttggattggtcccgttaGTGAAGTTGTCTCTACGTAGTAGGGGAAGTTGGGGTACATTCGGTCTATCACGACTCCCTGCTACTGCGATGCGAGGTTATCTCAAGTGGGAGGCTGAAAACTCCTTGTCATGATTTGGCTGATCttttccatgaaacctgagataggtcggagatttatgagtaaggagactgctAAAGATATTTGGGATGGTGTATCCAgaatttttgatagagttggagattccacgaaagtgtatcaaattctccaaaaatcattcatatgaaacagggtgataggagtatatctCGAGTACTACAACTcgttattagcttgtgggaggagtatgatcattataccAATCTCCAGTTGTCCAATGCCGAGGATCAGGCAAAAGTCTACGAGgagcaagaaaaggaaaggatccttattttgcttggtg is drawn from Telopea speciosissima isolate NSW1024214 ecotype Mountain lineage chromosome 1, Tspe_v1, whole genome shotgun sequence and contains these coding sequences:
- the LOC122643377 gene encoding exosome complex exonuclease RRP46 homolog isoform X2, translating into MEIDRPDSRTRNQLRPLACSRNILNRAHGSARWSQGDTIVLAAVYGPKTGTRKNENPEKASIEVIWKPRTGQVGKAEKEYEMILKRTLQSICVLTINQNTTTTVILQVVNDDGSLLPCAINAACAALVDAGIPVKHLAVAICCGMAGSGSVILDPTKLEELKMEAFTYLVFPNSVHSVLPEGSLHVDGEPVEHGIITSVTHGVISVDDYLYCLERGHAASAKISDFLRRSLQSHAPSDPSKAA
- the LOC122643363 gene encoding outer envelope protein 39, chloroplastic isoform X1 translates to MGAQKSIHAGKAKIDVNVDFTHKLCAALMLPPFRDSGHPFSQIIGSLCIKHPSLFGGSEKLDVSVDKGLYDSNILIAFRRPRPQGVAQQSFVIQHSISPEIGVHGLPIDNFSRSGSGGINLCRLSAGVDVNEPASSNWTSTTSIKFEHVRPINDDGRFISRDLDGFPVTCSGTSHDSMVVLKQESHYVKANDHSFSQLKLQMEQGIPVLSKWLIFNRFKFVTSKGVKLGPAFFLASLTGGSIVGDMAPYQAFAIGGLGSVRGYGEGAVGSGRSCLIMNNELTVPLNKILEGAVFMDCGTDLGSGRLVPGNPSLRHGKPGTGVGFGYGLRLKSNFGQFQIDYAINAFQQKTVYFGISNVVG
- the LOC122643363 gene encoding outer envelope protein 39, chloroplastic isoform X2 — its product is MGAQKSIHAGKAKIDVNVDFTHKLCAALMLPPFRDSGHPFSQIIGSLCIKHPSLFGGSEKLDVSVDKGLYDSNILIAFRRPRPQGVAQQSFVIQHSISPEIGVHGLPIDNFSRSGSGGINLCRLSAGVDVNEPASSNWTSTTSIKFEHVRPINDDGRFISRDLDGFPVTCSGTSHDSMVVLKQESHYVKANDHSFSQLKLQMEQGIPVLSKWLIFNRFKFVTSKGVKLGPAFFLASLTGGSIVGDMAPYQAFAIGGLGSVRGYGEGAVGSGRSCLIMNNELTVPLEILLLGMENLGLELDSDMVFG
- the LOC122643377 gene encoding exosome complex exonuclease RRP46 homolog isoform X1: MEIDRPDSRTRNQLRPLACSRNILNRAHGSARWSQGDTIVLAAVYGPKTGTRKNENPEKASIEVIWKPRTGQVGKAEKEYEMILKRTLQSICVLTINQNTTTTVILQVVNDDGSLLPCAINAACAALVDAGIPVKHLAVAICCGMAGSGSVILDPTKLEELQKMEAFTYLVFPNSVHSVLPEGSLHVDGEPVEHGIITSVTHGVISVDDYLYCLERGHAASAKISDFLRRSLQSHAPSDPSKAA